From one Falco naumanni isolate bFalNau1 chromosome 22, bFalNau1.pat, whole genome shotgun sequence genomic stretch:
- the LOC121080200 gene encoding olfactory receptor 14C36-like produces MSNSSSITQFLLLAFADTRELQLLHFWLSLGIYLAALMANGLIITAVVCDHHLHTPMYFFLLNLSLIDLGSISTTLPKAMANSLWDTRDISYSGCAAQLFLIVLFLSAECSLLTVMAYDRFVAICQPLHYGTLLGSRACVHMAAAAWASGFLYAALHTANTLSLPLCHGNALGQVFCEIPQILKLSCSHTYLREVGLIVAGACLGVGCFIFIVLSYVQIFRAVLRIPSEQGRHKAFSTCLPHLAVVSLFLSTATFAYLKPPSISSPSLDLVVSVLYSVVPPAVNPLIYSMRNQELKDALKKLMHSRLSQQP; encoded by the coding sequence atgtccaacagcagctccatcacccagttcctcctcctggcaTTTGCAGACACgcgggagctgcagctcttgcacttctggctctccctgggcatCTACCTGGCTGCCCTCATGGCCAACGGCCTCATCATCACCGCCGTAGTGTGCGACCACCACCTGCACACCCCCAtgtacttcttcctcctcaaccTCTCCCTCATTGACCTGGGCTCCATCTCCACCACTCTCCCCAAAGCCATGGCCAACTCCCTCTGGGACACCAGGGACATCTCCTACTCAGgatgtgctgcacagctcttctTGATTGTGTTGTTCCTTTCGGCAGAGTGTTCTCTCCTCACCGTCATGGCCTACGACCGCTTtgtggccatctgccagcccctgcactacgggaccctgctgggcagcagagcttgtgtccacatggcagcagctgcctgggccagTGGGTTTCTCTATGCTGCGCTGCACACGGCCAATACACTGTCACTGCCGCTCTGCCACGGCAATGCCCTGGGACAGGTCTTCTGTGAAATCCCACAGATCCTCAAGCTCTCCTGCTCACACACCTACCTCAGGGAAGTGGGGCTAATTGTGGCTGGTGCTTGTCTAGGTGTtggctgtttcattttcattgttctgtCCTACGTGCAGATCTTCAGGGCCGTTCTGAGGATCCCCTCTGAGCAGGGACGgcacaaagccttttccacGTGCCTCCCTCACCTGGCCGTGgtctccctctttctcagcaCTGCCACGTTTGCCTACCTGAAGcccccctccatctcctccccatccctggaccTGGTGGTGTCAGTCCTGTACTCAGTGGTGCCTCCAGCAGTGAACCCCCTCATCTACAGCATGAGGAACCAGGAGCTGAAGGACGCACTGAAGAAGCTGATGCATTCAAGACTCTCTCAGCAGCCCTGA